In Nitratireductor basaltis, the following are encoded in one genomic region:
- the rpmD gene encoding 50S ribosomal protein L30: MAEKKKGATITVEQIGSPIRRPKEQRATLVGLGLNKMHRRSTLEDTPSVRGMIASVAHLVRVVDEA, translated from the coding sequence ATGGCAGAGAAGAAGAAGGGCGCAACGATCACCGTTGAGCAGATCGGCAGCCCCATCCGCCGCCCGAAGGAACAGCGTGCAACGCTCGTTGGCCTGGGCCTGAACAAGATGCACCGTCGCTCTACGCTTGAGGACACGCCTTCGGTTCGCGGTATGATCGCGTCCGTTGCGCACCTCGTGCGTGTCGTGGACGAAGCCTGA
- the rplO gene encoding 50S ribosomal protein L15, with protein sequence MKLNELRDNEGAHVSRKRVGRGIGSGLGKTGGRGVKGQKSRSGVAIKGFEGGQMPLYRRLPKRGFKNIFGKDFNEVSLERLQEAVDAKKLDEKATVDTEALIKAGVVRRARDGVRILGNGELKAKLNLEVAGATKSAIEKIEKAGGSVKVTAKAAE encoded by the coding sequence ATGAAACTCAATGAACTCAGGGACAATGAAGGTGCACACGTATCGCGCAAGCGCGTCGGTCGTGGCATCGGTTCGGGCCTCGGCAAGACCGGCGGCCGCGGTGTAAAGGGTCAGAAGTCGCGCTCCGGCGTGGCGATCAAGGGCTTCGAAGGCGGCCAGATGCCGCTTTACCGTCGCCTGCCCAAGCGCGGCTTCAAGAATATCTTCGGCAAGGACTTCAACGAGGTCTCGCTTGAGCGTCTCCAGGAGGCTGTTGACGCCAAGAAGCTGGACGAGAAGGCCACTGTCGATACGGAAGCTCTCATCAAGGCCGGCGTTGTTCGCCGCGCTCGCGATGGTGTGCGCATCCTCGGCAATGGTGAGCTCAAGGCGAAGCTGAACCTTGAAGTTGCCGGCGCAACCAAGTCTGCGATCGAGAAGATCGAGAAGGCTGGCGGTTCGGTCAAGGTCACCGCAAAAGCTGCGGAATAA